The Acidobacteriota bacterium genome has a segment encoding these proteins:
- a CDS encoding TIM barrel protein: MIEKETGRSRRDFLKAAALGSAALTVAPFAGGAQAGPAAGKGAGFKLKYAPSLGMFEASAGKNFIDQLKFMGDQGFTAWFDNGLMGRPAAEQEALARESSRLGLTIGPFVVYADFGVESFVTRDGAVRDMLAGRFRTAVETGRRTGCRWTLAVPGRFNLSNDWGYQTANVVDNLKRMAAICEPSGLVIVLEPLNPKDHPGLFLTRMAQAYEISKAVASPSVKILDDMYHQQITEGNIIPNIDACWDELASFHVGDSPGRKEPGTGEMNYRNIFKHIRGKGYADVLCLEHGKSKPGLEGEKALLEAYRQADNF; this comes from the coding sequence GTGATAGAGAAAGAGACCGGCCGGTCCCGAAGGGACTTCCTCAAAGCGGCGGCCCTGGGGTCGGCCGCGTTGACCGTCGCGCCTTTCGCCGGCGGCGCTCAGGCCGGGCCCGCGGCCGGCAAGGGTGCCGGGTTCAAGCTCAAGTACGCCCCCAGCCTGGGCATGTTCGAGGCCAGCGCCGGAAAGAACTTTATCGACCAGCTCAAGTTCATGGGCGACCAGGGCTTCACGGCCTGGTTCGACAACGGCCTGATGGGCCGGCCTGCGGCCGAGCAGGAGGCCCTGGCCCGGGAATCGAGCCGGCTCGGCCTGACCATCGGCCCGTTCGTCGTCTACGCCGACTTCGGCGTCGAATCCTTCGTCACCCGGGACGGGGCCGTCCGCGACATGCTGGCCGGCCGCTTCAGGACGGCGGTCGAGACCGGCAGGCGGACCGGCTGCCGCTGGACGCTGGCCGTCCCCGGCCGCTTTAACTTGAGCAACGACTGGGGCTACCAGACGGCCAACGTCGTCGATAACCTCAAGCGGATGGCCGCGATCTGCGAGCCGTCGGGCCTGGTCATCGTCCTCGAGCCGCTCAACCCCAAGGACCACCCGGGGCTTTTCCTGACCAGGATGGCCCAGGCCTACGAGATCTCGAAGGCCGTCGCCAGCCCGTCGGTCAAGATCCTCGACGACATGTACCACCAGCAGATCACCGAGGGGAACATCATCCCCAACATCGACGCCTGCTGGGACGAGCTGGCCTCCTTCCACGTCGGCGACTCGCCGGGGCGGAAGGAGCCGGGCACGGGCGAGATGAACTACCGCAACATCTTCAAGCACATCCGCGGCAAGGGCTACGCGGACGTCCTGTGCCTCGAGCACGGCAAGAGCAAGCCCGGGCTCGAGGGCGAGAAGGCGCTCCTAGAGGCCTACCGCCAGGCCGACAACTTTTAG
- a CDS encoding peptide MFS transporter produces the protein MFKGHPKGLFVAFFSNMGERFGFYTMVSIFTLFMQAKYGMSSGTAGQIYGLFMAAVYIFPLLGGFLADSYLGYGRTIRLGIVVMFAGYILLALPTAMATGLPLVIAALAIIALGTGLFKGNLQALVGNLYDDPKYSPLRDRAFSIFYMGINIGAMFAPSASTAVCNWIMKGAGFTYDARIPALANNFLKGTLADASSFLSIAQGQDHSVTLVTLGDFATRYINQLSKSYHLGFGVACISLIVSMIVFWAFRRHYALADLSERQKAKSEAHKSQVVEMSPEQTRERLFALGLVFLMVIFFWMAFQQSGVTLTYFARDYTVSSVGQAAFLLFDLTGILLVVLALAGLVVLVRKSSGWLARVLGTLAFSGFGFLAFLRYRGYGATNSFQPQIFQQFNPIFIVALTPIVVGFFGWLNRRGKEPSGPRKIGIGMLLAAAAYAILIAGSIGLPSPKALGGMVAPAASQVSVHWLISTYFMLTIAELFLSPIGISFVSKVAPPKYKGLMQGGWFAATAAGNYLVSVTSFLWGRLPLVAVWGILVAACLLSATVIFLIMKRLERAAAA, from the coding sequence ATGTTCAAAGGGCACCCCAAAGGCTTGTTCGTCGCCTTCTTCTCCAACATGGGCGAACGCTTCGGCTTCTACACGATGGTCAGCATCTTCACCCTGTTCATGCAGGCGAAGTACGGCATGTCGTCGGGGACAGCGGGCCAAATTTATGGACTTTTTATGGCCGCCGTTTATATCTTTCCTCTGCTCGGCGGCTTCCTTGCCGACAGTTACCTCGGCTACGGCCGAACGATCCGCCTGGGGATCGTCGTTATGTTCGCCGGCTACATCCTGTTGGCGCTGCCCACGGCCATGGCCACCGGCCTGCCGCTCGTCATCGCTGCCCTGGCCATCATCGCCCTGGGCACAGGCCTGTTCAAAGGCAATCTCCAGGCCTTGGTCGGCAACCTGTACGACGACCCGAAATACTCGCCCTTGAGGGACCGGGCTTTCAGCATCTTCTACATGGGCATCAACATCGGGGCCATGTTCGCCCCCTCGGCTTCCACGGCCGTGTGCAATTGGATCATGAAGGGGGCCGGCTTCACCTACGATGCCCGCATCCCGGCCCTCGCGAATAACTTCCTCAAGGGCACACTGGCCGACGCCTCGTCGTTCCTGTCCATCGCTCAGGGGCAGGACCACTCCGTGACCCTGGTCACCCTGGGGGACTTTGCGACGCGCTACATCAATCAACTGAGCAAGTCCTACCACCTCGGTTTCGGCGTCGCCTGTATCAGCCTCATCGTCTCCATGATCGTTTTCTGGGCCTTCCGCAGGCATTATGCTCTCGCCGACCTATCCGAAAGGCAGAAGGCCAAGTCCGAAGCCCACAAGTCCCAGGTCGTCGAGATGTCCCCTGAGCAGACCCGCGAACGCCTGTTCGCTCTTGGCCTGGTCTTCCTCATGGTCATCTTCTTCTGGATGGCCTTCCAGCAGAGCGGCGTCACCCTGACCTACTTCGCCAGGGATTACACGGTTTCGAGCGTCGGCCAAGCCGCCTTTCTTTTATTCGACTTGACGGGGATATTGCTGGTCGTTCTTGCCCTGGCCGGCCTTGTCGTCCTAGTGCGTAAGTCGTCCGGCTGGCTGGCCCGCGTCCTTGGCACCTTGGCTTTCTCCGGTTTCGGCTTCCTGGCCTTCCTGCGCTATAGGGGATACGGAGCCACGAACAGCTTCCAGCCGCAGATCTTCCAGCAGTTCAACCCCATCTTTATCGTCGCCCTGACGCCCATCGTTGTAGGCTTCTTCGGCTGGCTCAACCGCAGGGGCAAGGAGCCTTCGGGACCGCGCAAGATCGGCATCGGCATGCTGTTGGCCGCGGCGGCCTATGCCATCCTGATCGCCGGCTCGATCGGGCTGCCAAGCCCGAAGGCTTTAGGTGGGATGGTGGCCCCGGCTGCCTCCCAGGTCTCCGTCCACTGGCTCATCTCGACCTATTTCATGCTGACCATCGCCGAGCTCTTCCTCAGCCCGATCGGCATCTCCTTCGTCTCCAAGGTCGCCCCGCCGAAGTACAAGGGCCTGATGCAGGGCGGCTGGTTCGCGGCCACTGCCGCCGGCAACTACCTCGTCAGCGTGACGTCCTTCCTTTGGGGACGATTACCGCTCGTGGCAGTCTGGGGCATCCTCGTTGCGGCCTGCCTCCTGTCCGCCACGGTCATCTTCTTGATCATGAAGCGGCTGGAGCGGGCGGCCGCCGCCTGA
- a CDS encoding uroporphyrinogen decarboxylase family protein: MTARERFNKVFRWEKPDRVPNMEFGYWDKTIAVWHDQGLPRECRTNQDIERHLGLEGLEIIPEAPVKRGLYPEFEVRTLDEKNGRRIVQTREGALAEMLDYDSSMPKFVKFAVETRADWERLRDERLDPRAPGRVGDVTAAVEAAHATGLPILFHCGSLYGWLRDWMGLENLSIALMTDRDWIEEMMEHVTRMDLDLIERHIPGGGRIDVAWWWEDMCYNHGPLMSPRLFEELMVPRYKRITGALKAKGVFVNVLDCDGRIYDLVPGWLRGGINCMFPIEAAHTDPWRLRNEYGTDVLLLGGVDKLALIAGREAIDRELEKLRPLVERGGYLPCVDHRVPPDVSYENYLYYLDQKKAIL; encoded by the coding sequence ATGACTGCCCGAGAACGGTTCAACAAGGTCTTCCGCTGGGAGAAGCCGGACCGCGTCCCCAACATGGAGTTCGGCTACTGGGACAAGACGATCGCCGTCTGGCATGACCAGGGCCTGCCGCGCGAATGCCGGACCAACCAGGATATCGAGCGGCATCTCGGCCTCGAGGGGCTCGAGATCATCCCCGAGGCGCCGGTCAAGAGGGGGCTTTACCCCGAGTTCGAGGTGCGGACCCTGGACGAGAAGAACGGCCGTCGGATCGTCCAGACCAGGGAGGGGGCCCTGGCCGAGATGCTCGACTACGACTCGTCCATGCCCAAGTTCGTCAAGTTCGCCGTCGAGACGCGGGCGGACTGGGAGCGGCTGAGGGACGAGCGGCTCGATCCCCGCGCGCCCGGACGGGTCGGGGACGTGACGGCGGCCGTCGAGGCGGCCCATGCCACGGGCCTGCCCATCCTCTTCCATTGCGGCTCGCTCTACGGCTGGCTCCGCGACTGGATGGGCCTCGAGAACCTGTCCATCGCCCTGATGACCGACCGGGACTGGATCGAGGAGATGATGGAGCACGTCACCCGGATGGACCTCGACCTGATCGAGCGCCACATCCCGGGCGGCGGCCGGATCGACGTGGCCTGGTGGTGGGAGGACATGTGCTACAACCACGGCCCGCTGATGTCGCCGCGGCTCTTCGAGGAGCTCATGGTGCCGCGCTACAAGCGCATCACCGGCGCCCTCAAGGCCAAGGGCGTCTTCGTCAACGTCCTCGACTGCGACGGCCGCATCTACGACCTGGTCCCGGGCTGGCTGCGGGGCGGCATCAACTGCATGTTCCCCATCGAGGCCGCCCACACCGATCCCTGGCGGCTCCGGAACGAATACGGGACGGACGTTCTCCTGCTCGGCGGGGTGGACAAGCTCGCCCTGATCGCCGGCCGGGAGGCCATCGACCGGGAGCTCGAGAAGCTCCGGCCGCTCGTCGAGCGCGGCGGCTACCTGCCCTGCGTCGACCACCGCGTCCCGCCGGACGTCAGCTACGAGAATTACCTGTATTACCTGGATCAGAAGAAAGCAATCCTCTGA
- a CDS encoding helicase HerA-like domain-containing protein produces MALEGLLIARNAEEDLLLLPRMANRHGLIAGATGTGKTVTLQVMAERFSRIGVPVFMADVKGDLAGISQAGAANPRIQERVKTLKLGDFAFAASPVTLWDIFGEQGHPVRTTVSDLGPLLLSRLLNLNDVQSGVLSIVFRIADDQGLLLLDFKDLRTMAQYAGDHAGEFETEYGRISPASIGAIQRGLLALEEQGAARFFGEPGLDIGDLMQTDGSGRGIVNILAADKLMLTPRAYSTFLLWLMSELFERLPEVGDQDKPRLVFFFDEAHLLFADAPQVLLEKIEQVVRLIRSKGVGIYFVTQNPLDVPDVILGQLGNRVQHALRAFTPRDQKAVKSAAETFRQNPKVDVETEITQLGTGEALVSFLDEKGQPGIVERAFVLPPYSRIGPIAPPERQALIQGSLVFGHYEKAVDRESAYEMLKARAGQQAAAQAQAQRAPYAYPAPEGQGRAPRPYPDHPQEPRRPAGRPGDTLIEAMAKSAARSVGSSLGRQIIRGVLGSILGGRR; encoded by the coding sequence ATGGCCCTTGAAGGCTTGCTGATCGCCAGGAACGCCGAGGAGGACCTGCTGCTTCTGCCGCGGATGGCCAACCGCCACGGCCTCATCGCCGGGGCGACCGGCACGGGCAAGACGGTCACCCTTCAGGTCATGGCCGAGCGCTTCAGCCGCATCGGCGTCCCGGTCTTCATGGCCGACGTCAAGGGCGACCTGGCCGGGATCAGCCAGGCCGGCGCGGCCAATCCCAGGATCCAGGAGCGCGTCAAGACGCTCAAGCTCGGCGACTTCGCCTTCGCGGCGAGCCCGGTGACGCTCTGGGACATCTTCGGCGAGCAGGGCCACCCGGTCCGGACGACGGTCTCGGACCTGGGGCCGCTGCTCCTCTCGCGCCTCCTCAACCTCAACGACGTCCAGAGCGGCGTCCTGAGCATCGTCTTCCGCATCGCCGACGATCAGGGGCTGCTCCTCCTCGATTTCAAGGACCTGCGGACCATGGCCCAGTACGCGGGCGACCACGCCGGCGAGTTCGAGACGGAATACGGCCGGATCTCGCCGGCCAGCATCGGGGCCATCCAGCGCGGCCTGCTCGCGCTCGAGGAGCAGGGCGCCGCCCGGTTCTTCGGCGAGCCGGGGCTGGACATCGGCGACCTCATGCAGACGGACGGCTCCGGCCGGGGCATCGTCAACATCCTCGCCGCCGACAAGCTCATGCTGACGCCCCGGGCCTATTCGACCTTCCTGCTCTGGCTCATGTCGGAGCTCTTCGAGCGCCTGCCCGAGGTCGGCGATCAGGACAAGCCGCGGCTCGTTTTCTTCTTCGACGAGGCCCACCTCCTGTTCGCCGACGCGCCTCAGGTCCTGCTGGAGAAGATCGAGCAGGTCGTCCGCCTCATCCGCTCCAAGGGGGTCGGCATCTACTTCGTCACCCAGAACCCCCTGGACGTCCCCGACGTCATCCTCGGCCAGCTCGGCAACCGCGTCCAGCACGCCCTGCGAGCCTTCACTCCCCGTGACCAGAAGGCCGTCAAGTCGGCGGCCGAGACCTTCCGGCAGAATCCCAAGGTCGACGTCGAGACCGAGATCACCCAGCTCGGCACGGGCGAGGCCCTGGTCTCCTTCCTCGACGAGAAGGGCCAGCCGGGGATCGTCGAGCGGGCCTTCGTCCTGCCGCCGTACAGCCGCATCGGGCCGATCGCCCCGCCGGAGCGACAGGCCCTCATCCAGGGTTCGCTCGTCTTCGGGCATTACGAGAAGGCCGTCGACCGCGAATCGGCTTACGAGATGCTCAAGGCCCGGGCCGGGCAGCAGGCCGCGGCCCAGGCCCAAGCCCAGCGGGCGCCCTATGCCTATCCCGCCCCGGAGGGGCAGGGCCGGGCCCCCCGGCCCTATCCTGATCATCCGCAGGAGCCCCGCCGGCCGGCCGGGCGGCCGGGTGACACGCTGATCGAGGCCATGGCCAAGAGCGCGGCCCGGTCGGTCGGCTCCAGTCTCGGCCGTCAGATCATCCGCGGCGTCCTCGGCTCGATCCTCGGCGGCCGCCGCTAA
- the nhaC gene encoding Na+/H+ antiporter NhaC — MADQPEKATVPNPPAGSPSPINAAGKRPSFGVALIPLAAMALLLGVGYGVYRIKAQILLVAAAAISALLGLVLGFKWKDMERGIVESIHKALPAILIMLSVGLLVGSWMASGTIPMVIYYGLKLISPKFFLATACLVSSVVSLACGTSWGTIGTIGVAFIGIAMGLGIPLGPAAGAVVAGAYFGDKMSPLSDIPNLATVISGSNLFDHIKHMIPSAGPAWLAGLALYSIAGLKYGAASARSETLDLILSTLRANFRFNLLLLLPMAVIFYFAIAKKPTIPAMVLSSLTAAVLAVVVQKIPLTVVATAMNTGLPPRTGVEVVDKLLTKGGMMSMMETQLIAFTAFAYGGIMQATGCLAAILDRVMGFTRHVWSLVLTTIGAAVLSALITGSSYLSMILPADLLAPVFKKKGLAAKNLSRIIEESGGIIVPLIPWSMAGVYITGTLGVSTFSYLPWAFMNYLSVGMLILFGFTGWTMAPRKREDETQAGS; from the coding sequence ATGGCGGATCAACCAGAAAAAGCGACCGTTCCGAACCCCCCGGCCGGCTCCCCGTCTCCGATCAACGCCGCCGGGAAGCGGCCCTCGTTCGGCGTCGCCCTCATCCCGCTCGCCGCCATGGCCCTGCTCCTCGGCGTCGGCTACGGAGTTTACAGGATCAAGGCCCAGATCCTGCTGGTCGCGGCGGCCGCGATCTCGGCCCTCCTCGGCCTGGTCCTCGGCTTCAAGTGGAAGGACATGGAGCGGGGCATCGTCGAAAGCATCCACAAGGCCCTGCCGGCCATCCTGATCATGCTCTCGGTCGGGCTGCTCGTCGGCTCCTGGATGGCCAGCGGCACCATCCCCATGGTCATCTACTACGGGCTCAAGCTCATCTCGCCGAAGTTCTTCCTGGCCACGGCCTGCCTCGTCTCGTCCGTCGTCTCCCTCGCCTGCGGCACGTCGTGGGGCACGATCGGAACGATCGGCGTGGCCTTCATCGGCATCGCCATGGGCCTCGGCATCCCGCTCGGCCCGGCGGCCGGGGCGGTCGTGGCCGGGGCCTACTTCGGGGACAAGATGTCGCCGCTCTCCGACATCCCCAACCTGGCCACGGTCATCTCCGGGTCGAACCTGTTCGACCACATCAAGCACATGATCCCCTCGGCCGGGCCGGCCTGGCTGGCCGGGCTGGCGCTCTATTCGATCGCCGGCCTGAAGTACGGCGCGGCCTCGGCCCGGTCGGAGACGCTGGACCTGATCCTGTCGACGCTCAGGGCCAACTTCCGCTTCAACCTCCTCCTGCTCCTGCCCATGGCCGTCATCTTCTATTTCGCCATCGCCAAGAAGCCGACCATCCCGGCCATGGTCCTGTCGTCGCTCACGGCCGCCGTCCTGGCCGTCGTCGTCCAGAAGATCCCGCTGACGGTCGTGGCCACGGCCATGAACACGGGCCTGCCCCCCCGGACGGGCGTCGAGGTCGTGGACAAGCTCCTGACCAAGGGCGGCATGATGAGCATGATGGAGACCCAGCTCATCGCCTTCACCGCCTTCGCCTACGGCGGCATCATGCAGGCCACGGGCTGCCTGGCCGCGATCCTGGACCGGGTCATGGGCTTCACCCGGCACGTCTGGAGCCTGGTCCTGACCACGATCGGCGCGGCCGTCCTCTCGGCCCTGATCACCGGCAGCTCTTACCTGTCGATGATCCTGCCGGCCGACCTGCTGGCGCCCGTCTTTAAAAAGAAGGGCCTGGCGGCCAAGAACCTGTCCCGCATCATCGAGGAGAGCGGCGGCATCATCGTGCCGCTCATCCCCTGGAGCATGGCCGGCGTCTACATCACGGGCACCCTGGGCGTCTCGACCTTCTCATATCTGCCCTGGGCCTTCATGAACTACCTCTCGGTCGGGATGCTAATCCTCTTCGGGTTCACCGGCTGGACGATGGCCCCGCGCAAGCGGGAGGACGAGACGCAGGCCGGGAGCTAG
- the iadA gene encoding beta-aspartyl-peptidase: MITLIRGGEVFAPEPLGRRDVLLAGGVIEAVAEPGRLGVDGCGGQVVDASGKRVLPGLIDPHVHILGGGGEGGPATRAPEIRVEDIAACGVTTVIGCLGTDGITRRMASLLAKARALEIEGVSTFIFAGSYEVPVQTLTGSVRSDLALIDKVIGAGEIALSDHRSSQPTFDEIARLAAECRVGGLLGGKAGVLHCHLGDGRRGLEFLFRLVRETEIPVTQVIPTHVTRNPGLFDQALEWVAAGGAVDITVGPEPAPGDPDVRFEDALAAFARRGLPLTRVMASSDGNGSMPVFDAGGRLVRLAIATEQDLLLKFREAVRTGLLPLEAAVRVFATNAADFYKLGRKGRIEPGRDADVLVVDGGLGPVDVFARGQRLMAGGKLLARGTFSA; this comes from the coding sequence ATGATCACGCTCATACGCGGCGGCGAGGTCTTCGCCCCCGAGCCCCTCGGCCGCAGGGATGTGCTGCTCGCGGGCGGCGTCATCGAGGCCGTGGCCGAGCCCGGCCGCCTCGGCGTCGACGGCTGCGGCGGCCAGGTCGTGGACGCGTCCGGGAAGCGCGTCCTGCCCGGCCTGATCGACCCCCACGTCCACATCCTGGGCGGCGGGGGCGAGGGCGGCCCGGCCACCCGGGCCCCCGAGATCCGGGTCGAGGACATCGCGGCCTGCGGCGTCACGACGGTCATCGGCTGCCTGGGGACGGACGGGATCACGCGCCGGATGGCGTCCCTCCTGGCCAAGGCCCGGGCCCTCGAGATCGAAGGCGTCTCGACCTTCATCTTCGCCGGCTCCTACGAGGTCCCGGTCCAGACTCTGACCGGCAGCGTCCGCTCGGACCTCGCTCTCATCGACAAGGTCATCGGGGCCGGCGAGATCGCCCTCAGCGACCACCGCTCCTCGCAGCCGACCTTCGACGAGATCGCGCGCCTGGCGGCCGAGTGCCGCGTCGGCGGCCTGCTCGGCGGCAAGGCGGGCGTGCTCCATTGCCATCTCGGCGACGGCCGGCGGGGGCTCGAGTTCCTGTTCCGGCTGGTCCGCGAAACCGAGATCCCCGTGACCCAGGTCATCCCGACCCACGTCACCCGCAATCCGGGCCTGTTCGACCAGGCCCTCGAGTGGGTCGCGGCCGGCGGCGCGGTCGACATCACCGTCGGGCCCGAGCCGGCGCCCGGCGATCCCGACGTCCGGTTCGAGGACGCCCTGGCCGCCTTCGCCCGCCGGGGGCTGCCCCTGACCCGGGTCATGGCCAGTTCGGACGGCAACGGCAGCATGCCGGTCTTCGACGCCGGCGGCCGGCTGGTCCGGCTGGCTATCGCCACAGAGCAGGACCTGCTGCTCAAGTTCCGCGAGGCCGTCCGGACCGGGCTCCTGCCGCTCGAAGCGGCCGTCCGCGTCTTCGCGACCAACGCGGCCGATTTCTACAAGCTCGGCCGGAAAGGCCGGATCGAGCCGGGCCGGGACGCCGATGTCCTCGTCGTCGACGGCGGCCTCGGCCCCGTCGACGTTTTCGCCCGGGGCCAGCGCCTGATGGCGGGCGGGAAGCTCCTGGCCCGCGGCACGTTCAGCGCCTGA
- a CDS encoding sigma-54-dependent Fis family transcriptional regulator → MRKSRRSVRRLIVTPQFLSRIAEVVFDHVTADLGVFRAFDAKGDPAFEACRGPGGPQGLAATARQAGEILLGRALEIGRPVLVPDLRREPLFADLELDGDGNRPRSVLAYPWIVRGRPAGIVLLVRRGEVRPFDADNMEFLTLALAPLLFLLRKNGGPAPAADTGPPSGTAAFLGEAAAVRRVRAMIEKVRDTDAPVFIAGESGTGKELAAKILHETGCRRTGPFVAVNCAAIPEALLESELFGHARGSFTGAFRDKTGLVEEASGGTFFLDEIGDLPLALQSKLLRVLEEKTVRRVGETRPRAVDVRFVSATNKDLEAEVERGRFRQDLFYRLKIIAIDLPPLRERPDDAHLLLNHFLDEFARSMRRPRPFVSPVALEMLLRYPWPGNVRELQNEVQRLLVLAGGGPLILEEHLSPKINPAGETHSNASRRLAEARADFERRFLREALVRCRYHRTRTAAEVGLTRQGLFKLLKKHGIEAKAG, encoded by the coding sequence ATGAGAAAATCCCGCCGCTCCGTTCGTCGCTTAATTGTGACCCCCCAGTTCCTCTCCCGCATCGCCGAGGTCGTCTTCGATCACGTCACCGCAGACCTGGGCGTTTTCCGCGCCTTCGATGCCAAGGGCGATCCGGCCTTCGAGGCCTGCCGCGGCCCCGGCGGCCCGCAGGGCCTGGCCGCGACGGCCAGGCAGGCCGGCGAGATACTGCTCGGACGGGCCCTCGAGATCGGCCGTCCGGTCCTCGTTCCGGACCTGCGGCGGGAGCCGCTCTTCGCCGACCTCGAGCTCGACGGCGACGGCAACCGCCCCCGCAGCGTCCTGGCCTATCCCTGGATCGTCCGCGGCCGTCCGGCGGGCATCGTCCTGCTGGTCCGCCGCGGCGAGGTCCGGCCTTTCGACGCCGACAACATGGAGTTCCTGACCCTGGCCCTGGCGCCGCTCCTCTTTCTCCTGAGGAAGAACGGCGGCCCGGCGCCGGCAGCCGACACGGGGCCGCCGTCCGGAACGGCCGCGTTCCTGGGCGAGGCGGCGGCGGTCCGCCGAGTCCGGGCCATGATCGAGAAGGTCCGGGACACGGACGCCCCGGTCTTCATCGCCGGCGAGAGCGGTACGGGCAAGGAGCTGGCCGCCAAGATCCTCCACGAGACGGGCTGCCGCCGGACCGGGCCGTTCGTGGCCGTCAACTGCGCCGCCATCCCGGAAGCGCTCCTCGAAAGCGAGCTCTTCGGCCACGCCCGGGGCTCCTTCACCGGCGCTTTCCGGGACAAGACCGGCCTGGTCGAGGAGGCCTCGGGCGGCACCTTCTTCCTCGACGAGATCGGCGACCTGCCGCTGGCCCTGCAGTCCAAGCTCCTCCGCGTCCTCGAGGAGAAGACGGTCCGGCGGGTGGGCGAGACGCGGCCGCGGGCCGTGGACGTCCGCTTCGTCAGCGCCACCAACAAGGACCTCGAGGCCGAGGTCGAGCGCGGCCGCTTCCGCCAGGACCTGTTCTACCGGCTGAAGATCATCGCCATCGACCTGCCGCCCCTGCGCGAGCGGCCGGACGACGCCCACCTCCTGCTCAACCACTTCCTGGACGAGTTCGCCCGCTCGATGCGGCGGCCGCGGCCCTTCGTCTCGCCGGTCGCGCTGGAGATGCTGCTCCGCTATCCCTGGCCGGGCAACGTCCGCGAGCTCCAGAACGAGGTCCAGCGGCTCCTGGTCCTGGCCGGGGGCGGGCCGCTCATCCTCGAGGAGCACCTGTCCCCCAAGATCAACCCGGCCGGGGAGACCCATTCGAACGCCTCGCGCCGGCTGGCCGAGGCCCGGGCCGACTTCGAGCGGCGCTTTCTGCGCGAGGCCCTGGTCCGCTGCCGCTATCACCGGACCAGGACCGCGGCCGAGGTCGGCCTGACCCGCCAGGGCCTGTTCAAGCTCCTGAAGAAGCATGGCATCGAGGCCAAGGCGGGTTGA